The following coding sequences lie in one Porphyromonas asaccharolytica DSM 20707 genomic window:
- a CDS encoding porin family protein has product MKKVILSLVTLLAATTLATAQMRPTIKVEAGANFANQTTKVNDKSTDGKMMIGYRVGVGAEFGFAEGFYVNPGLYFLSRGAKSEGIELLGAKADATLWLHNVEVPVHVGYRAGIAPDMAVSIQAGPWFSYGFLGKRVYKATGEGLAADAAKKIVDELNKGDNNPYKDGKAVKQSLKPFDLGVGMQAAFEYRQFGVNLGFEYGLLNTSNVENVKVNNMNFYVGLGYRF; this is encoded by the coding sequence ATGAAGAAAGTAATTCTATCACTCGTCACGCTGCTCGCAGCTACAACGCTAGCTACAGCTCAGATGCGCCCCACGATCAAGGTGGAGGCTGGTGCTAACTTCGCTAACCAGACGACCAAGGTCAACGACAAGTCAACCGATGGCAAGATGATGATCGGCTACCGTGTAGGTGTTGGCGCTGAGTTTGGCTTTGCTGAAGGCTTCTACGTTAACCCAGGTCTGTACTTCCTCAGCCGTGGTGCTAAGAGCGAGGGTATAGAGCTGCTAGGTGCTAAGGCTGATGCAACTCTTTGGCTACACAACGTCGAGGTCCCTGTACACGTAGGATATCGCGCAGGTATCGCTCCCGACATGGCGGTCTCTATCCAGGCTGGTCCTTGGTTCTCTTACGGATTCCTCGGTAAGAGAGTTTACAAGGCAACCGGAGAGGGTCTCGCTGCTGATGCTGCAAAGAAGATCGTTGACGAGCTCAACAAGGGTGACAACAACCCATACAAGGATGGCAAAGCTGTTAAGCAGAGCCTCAAGCCCTTTGACCTAGGTGTCGGTATGCAGGCTGCCTTCGAGTATCGTCAGTTTGGTGTCAACCTAGGCTTCGAGTATGGTCTACTCAACACCTCTAATGTCGAGAACGTGAAGGTCAACAACATGAACTTCTACGTAGGTCTAGGCTATCGCTTCTAA
- a CDS encoding porin family protein gives MKKVILSLITLLAATTLATAQMRPTIKVEAGANFSNMTGKANGETNDGDILTGYRVGAGVEFAISDGFYINPGLYFLSRGTKATVELPKMTDYAMKVVSSTWLHNVEVPVHVGYRVAVAPDMAVSIQAGPWFSYGFLGKVSQKTSVTGEGKIADAAREMAKAADDAVNKGENNPYKTDPKVLKPFDLGLGLQAAFEYRQFGVNLGFEYGLLNTSAFDEVKVNNMNFYVGLGYRF, from the coding sequence ATGAAGAAGGTAATTCTATCACTCATCACGCTGCTCGCAGCTACTACGCTCGCGACAGCTCAGATGCGCCCCACGATCAAGGTGGAGGCTGGCGCTAACTTCTCCAACATGACTGGCAAGGCGAATGGAGAAACGAATGATGGAGACATACTCACCGGCTATCGTGTCGGTGCTGGTGTCGAGTTCGCCATATCAGATGGCTTCTACATCAATCCGGGTCTCTACTTCCTCAGCCGTGGTACTAAGGCTACGGTCGAGCTGCCTAAGATGACTGACTACGCTATGAAGGTCGTCTCCTCTACATGGCTACACAACGTAGAGGTCCCCGTACATGTAGGATATCGTGTAGCTGTCGCTCCCGATATGGCGGTCTCTATCCAGGCTGGTCCTTGGTTCTCTTACGGATTCCTAGGGAAGGTCTCTCAGAAGACCTCGGTAACTGGCGAAGGTAAGATAGCTGATGCTGCTAGAGAGATGGCCAAGGCTGCTGATGATGCAGTCAACAAGGGTGAAAACAATCCCTACAAGACAGATCCTAAGGTCCTCAAGCCCTTCGACCTTGGTCTCGGACTGCAGGCAGCCTTTGAGTATCGTCAGTTTGGGGTCAACCTAGGCTTCGAGTATGGCCTACTCAATACCTCCGCTTTTGATGAGGTAAAGGTCAACAATATGAACTTCTACGTAGGCCTAGGCTATCGCTTCTAA
- a CDS encoding trypsin-like serine peptidase, whose translation MNRLDTPLVTGALRRFRTRSCTGLLSYGRCACLSLIALLLALPAVAQLSTPLPATIVTDLGERHTTLRNTLEAYQLQATSRTQPTSTLRQQEETTSSGLRLLELPAIEYCQLPESQLWGDWITTASGERAWQGVLQLEEAGWNTLYFDQYQLSRGDMLLITNEEGDVRGAFTEANNVSSHSLTTAPLYGERLIVYFYPASGKRRDLPWRLSTVTTALLTAVGEELPPAVGGHQGPGSPWFVVKGLECAEATVRHPEVERIARSELLLVVRGRYFSSGTLINNSRQDGEALVLTAAHCLNASYQYRDLDYVRQSAEQSVFYFNYFSPTGDPLINGIEEQTLAGAELVAYNEEHDMCLLRITGVRPDVPQGQCAIPPSYKPYLAGWNAERDFPAPVIGIHHPKASVRRYNRSNDKPALESYDIASVPVRWVNSHLHIKEWDVGTTAGGSSGSGLFDRDHRLIGALSGGNSYCSTPYNDYYYALSEVFTGYPDDKCLKPHLAPTSDQTSLGGTRSFCHDASRTPLTSALQSDA comes from the coding sequence ATGAATAGACTCGATACGCCTCTAGTGACGGGAGCTTTGCGTCGGTTTAGGACTCGCTCTTGCACAGGTTTGCTCTCCTACGGCAGGTGCGCGTGTCTCTCGCTCATCGCGCTCCTACTGGCTTTGCCTGCGGTGGCTCAGCTCTCGACGCCTCTCCCCGCTACCATAGTGACGGATCTAGGGGAGCGTCATACCACACTGCGCAATACTCTAGAGGCTTACCAGCTACAAGCGACCTCTCGCACGCAGCCTACTAGCACACTCCGACAGCAAGAGGAGACGACTTCCTCGGGGCTACGACTCTTGGAGCTGCCGGCGATAGAGTACTGTCAGCTGCCCGAGAGCCAGCTGTGGGGCGACTGGATCACGACCGCTTCGGGCGAGCGTGCTTGGCAGGGTGTGCTGCAGCTTGAGGAGGCAGGCTGGAATACACTCTACTTTGATCAGTATCAACTGAGTCGTGGCGATATGCTCCTTATAACGAATGAAGAGGGCGATGTGCGAGGCGCTTTTACCGAGGCAAACAATGTCTCGTCTCATAGCCTTACCACGGCTCCACTTTATGGCGAGCGACTCATAGTCTACTTCTATCCCGCCAGTGGCAAGCGCAGAGATCTCCCGTGGCGATTGTCGACCGTTACGACCGCTCTGCTCACTGCCGTAGGGGAGGAGCTACCACCTGCAGTCGGAGGTCATCAAGGACCAGGTTCTCCCTGGTTTGTCGTGAAGGGACTTGAGTGCGCTGAGGCGACGGTGCGGCACCCAGAGGTGGAGCGCATCGCTCGTAGCGAACTCCTGTTAGTGGTGCGGGGACGCTACTTCTCGTCAGGCACGTTGATCAACAACAGCCGCCAAGATGGAGAGGCTCTCGTCTTGACCGCAGCCCACTGCCTCAATGCTAGCTATCAGTACAGAGACCTCGACTATGTACGTCAGAGTGCAGAGCAGTCTGTTTTTTACTTCAACTACTTTAGTCCCACAGGCGATCCTCTCATCAATGGCATCGAGGAGCAAACGCTAGCGGGTGCCGAGCTGGTCGCCTATAATGAGGAGCATGACATGTGCCTGCTTCGTATCACAGGCGTCAGACCAGATGTACCACAGGGACAATGTGCTATACCGCCCAGCTACAAGCCCTACCTGGCAGGGTGGAATGCTGAGCGTGACTTCCCCGCGCCAGTCATCGGCATCCATCATCCGAAGGCCTCCGTACGACGCTACAATCGCTCGAACGATAAGCCCGCTCTAGAGAGTTACGATATAGCATCGGTGCCTGTACGATGGGTCAATTCGCACCTACATATCAAGGAGTGGGATGTCGGGACAACTGCCGGAGGCTCCTCAGGATCGGGTCTCTTCGACAGAGATCATCGTCTCATCGGGGCTCTCTCGGGTGGCAACTCCTACTGCTCTACTCCGTACAATGACTATTACTACGCTCTAAGCGAGGTTTTCACGGGCTACCCTGATGATAAGTGTCTGAAGCCTCACCTCGCACCAACGAGTGATCAGACTTCCTTGGGGGGGACTAGATCCTTTTGCCACGATGCCTCCCGTACGCCTCTCACATCAGCTCTACAGTCTGATGCGTGA
- a CDS encoding T9SS type A sorting domain-containing protein yields the protein MPPVRLSHQLYSLMRDSVAISTPDATVEGIAVRYDIDTSVQYLGSVLVMGAIQEWTPVTLTIYGDKGGKPGEKLYEQTLPKPTYLLLNDSGQSPQMRTLSDAFQAFFPAKDGESLTLPAGSYYIALEGSEGKPLSAPLLMSKAQPHATPYAWRLVGSNWEPAKAGRAPYLGHYWIDPIVLGKLKAGGTSDLESADEPRVMLIGERLYLLLPDSWLAGNAAAEVELYSAAGQRILSLPLASAHSSLSLADYALQSGVYIVHLTGAGERYSCKLIRP from the coding sequence ATGCCTCCCGTACGCCTCTCACATCAGCTCTACAGTCTGATGCGTGACAGTGTGGCCATTAGCACCCCTGATGCAACTGTCGAGGGTATCGCGGTGCGCTACGACATCGACACATCTGTGCAGTACCTAGGCTCGGTACTGGTCATGGGGGCCATACAGGAGTGGACGCCCGTGACCCTCACTATATATGGCGACAAGGGGGGCAAGCCTGGTGAGAAGCTCTACGAGCAGACGCTACCGAAGCCTACGTATCTACTGCTAAATGACTCGGGACAAAGTCCACAGATGCGAACACTCTCAGATGCCTTCCAAGCCTTCTTCCCCGCAAAAGATGGTGAGTCGCTGACACTCCCCGCAGGCTCCTACTACATAGCACTAGAGGGGAGTGAGGGCAAGCCCCTGTCAGCACCACTGCTCATGAGCAAAGCGCAGCCACACGCCACCCCCTATGCGTGGCGCCTCGTCGGCTCTAACTGGGAGCCTGCAAAGGCTGGGCGTGCACCTTACTTAGGTCACTACTGGATAGACCCCATCGTCTTGGGTAAGCTCAAGGCGGGCGGTACATCTGACCTAGAGTCTGCAGACGAGCCACGTGTGATGCTCATCGGAGAGCGTCTCTACCTCCTACTGCCAGACTCATGGTTGGCTGGGAATGCCGCAGCAGAGGTAGAGCTCTATAGTGCTGCTGGGCAGCGCATCTTGTCGCTTCCGCTAGCGAGTGCACACTCATCACTATCCCTTGCCGACTATGCGCTGCAATCTGGCGTTTACATCGTACATCTTACCGGAGCAGGTGAGCGATACAGCTGCAAACTCATTCGTCCATAA
- a CDS encoding fumarate hydratase translates to MRTISSTAITDLVEKLCIEACVNLSPDIEAAMQQGAERDRSPLARNVLSTIIENVHIARSERAPMCQDTGMTVIFVDMGQDLHVEGDLIEDAINEGVRRGYTHGYLRKSVVSDPIHRHNTGDNTPAVIHYRIVPGDQMHITVAPKGFGSENKSALSMLTPSQGVAGIKQFILDTISHAGGNPCPPIIVGIGIGGTMERSAELAKRALLRPIGERHPDPAVAEIEEELLQEINKMGIGPAGFGGDTTALAVAINTGATHIAGLPVAVNISCHATRHAEGVL, encoded by the coding sequence ATGCGTACAATATCCTCTACAGCCATCACAGACTTGGTGGAGAAACTTTGCATAGAGGCTTGTGTCAATCTATCGCCCGACATCGAGGCTGCCATGCAGCAGGGCGCAGAGCGAGATCGCTCGCCTCTAGCACGAAACGTACTTAGTACCATCATCGAAAACGTCCACATCGCGCGCAGTGAGCGTGCCCCTATGTGTCAAGATACGGGTATGACCGTCATCTTCGTCGACATGGGACAGGATCTGCACGTCGAGGGTGATCTGATCGAAGACGCCATCAACGAGGGCGTCCGCAGAGGCTACACCCACGGCTACCTGCGCAAGTCCGTCGTGAGTGACCCGATACATCGACACAATACGGGAGACAACACACCCGCTGTCATCCACTACCGCATCGTGCCCGGTGACCAAATGCACATCACCGTAGCTCCCAAGGGCTTCGGCAGTGAAAATAAGAGTGCACTCTCGATGCTCACCCCCAGTCAAGGGGTAGCCGGCATCAAGCAGTTTATCCTCGACACCATCTCCCACGCTGGGGGCAACCCCTGTCCACCGATCATCGTCGGCATCGGTATCGGTGGCACGATGGAGCGCTCTGCGGAGCTAGCTAAGCGCGCCCTACTACGTCCTATCGGTGAGCGTCATCCCGATCCCGCCGTGGCTGAGATTGAGGAGGAGCTACTCCAAGAGATCAATAAGATGGGCATCGGCCCAGCGGGCTTCGGTGGAGACACCACCGCCTTAGCCGTCGCCATCAATACGGGTGCAACACACATCGCAGGCCTACCCGTAGCGGTCAATATCAGTTGCCACGCCACACGTCACGCAGAGGGTGTACTATAA
- a CDS encoding Fe-S-containing hydro-lyase, with protein sequence MEEKKILRAPFTTEMITPLRAGDMCYISGTIYTARDAAHLRLVEMLERGEEMPFDFAGQVVYYAGPCPAKPGQPIGSVGPTTGGRMDAYSPTLIAHGLRVMIGKGLRSPEVVDAIKQYKGVYFAAIGGAAALMGKCVKEAEVIAFDDLGPEAIRKLRVEELPVIVAVDSLGGDVYSLGRSQYARR encoded by the coding sequence ATGGAAGAGAAGAAGATACTCAGAGCCCCCTTTACGACAGAGATGATTACTCCGCTCAGAGCGGGAGATATGTGCTACATCTCGGGGACTATCTATACAGCACGTGACGCAGCGCATCTGCGTCTTGTCGAGATGCTAGAGCGAGGCGAGGAGATGCCCTTCGACTTCGCTGGGCAAGTCGTTTACTATGCGGGTCCTTGCCCCGCTAAGCCTGGACAGCCTATTGGCTCCGTCGGTCCCACTACGGGAGGACGTATGGATGCCTATTCGCCGACGCTCATAGCCCACGGCCTGCGTGTGATGATCGGCAAGGGCTTGCGTAGCCCAGAGGTCGTTGATGCGATCAAGCAGTACAAAGGCGTTTACTTTGCCGCCATCGGTGGAGCCGCCGCCCTGATGGGCAAGTGCGTCAAGGAGGCCGAGGTGATCGCCTTCGACGACTTAGGACCCGAAGCGATCCGCAAGCTACGTGTCGAGGAGCTCCCCGTCATCGTAGCCGTAGACAGTCTCGGAGGAGACGTCTACTCGCTCGGTCGCTCGCAGTACGCACGTCGATAG